The following are from one region of the Sulfurimicrobium lacus genome:
- a CDS encoding beta-ketoacyl synthase chain length factor: MIAVHVASIGLCGPGMADWASGRAVLRGEAPFDGEHPKPAATILPPAERRRSGPATRIALQVAQEAMTQANFPPTQAAVVFASSDADGENLHHILESLAQAEHEVSPTRFHNSVHNAAAGYWNIATGARTGANSLAAFDASFAAGLLEAAVQVAAENIPVLLVAFDLPFPAPLNEARTITAPFAAALLLTPQATETSLARLQISLCDEQADTAMGSAELEALRKGNPAARALPLLQAIARGTGSPLPNPPPLAGEGAKEQGRRLSLNYGANSLVIEVEKA, translated from the coding sequence ATGATCGCCGTCCATGTAGCGAGCATCGGCCTGTGCGGCCCCGGCATGGCGGACTGGGCGAGCGGGCGCGCCGTGCTGCGCGGCGAAGCGCCGTTCGATGGCGAACATCCCAAACCAGCGGCGACCATTCTGCCCCCGGCGGAACGGCGCCGCAGCGGGCCGGCCACGCGCATCGCCCTGCAAGTGGCGCAGGAAGCCATGACGCAGGCCAACTTCCCGCCCACGCAGGCGGCCGTGGTGTTCGCCTCTTCCGACGCCGACGGCGAGAACCTCCACCACATCCTGGAATCCCTTGCCCAGGCCGAACACGAAGTCTCGCCCACGCGCTTCCACAACTCGGTGCACAACGCCGCGGCGGGCTACTGGAACATCGCCACCGGGGCGCGCACCGGCGCCAACAGCCTGGCCGCGTTCGACGCCTCTTTCGCTGCCGGCCTGCTGGAAGCCGCCGTGCAGGTGGCGGCGGAAAACATCCCGGTGCTGCTGGTGGCTTTCGACCTGCCTTTTCCCGCGCCGCTCAACGAGGCGCGCACCATCACTGCGCCCTTCGCCGCCGCGCTGCTGCTGACGCCGCAAGCCACGGAAACATCCCTGGCACGCCTGCAGATCAGCCTGTGCGACGAACAGGCGGACACAGCCATGGGTAGCGCGGAACTCGAAGCCTTGCGCAAGGGCAACCCCGCCGCCCGCGCCCTGCCTTTGTTGCAGGCCATCGCTCGCGGCACCGGCTCCCCCCTCCCCAACCCTCCCCCGCTTGCGGGGGAGGGGGCCAAAGAACAGGGACGCCGCCTCAGCCTGAATTACGGCGCCAACAGCCTGGTCATCGAAGTAGAAAAAGCCTGA
- a CDS encoding beta-ketoacyl-[acyl-carrier-protein] synthase family protein, whose translation MTPLFVTHYTLTSALGHGKDATLSALLQGRSGLRANDFADAQLDTFIGRVDGVEDIALPPSLEYFDCRNNRLAQLALEQDGFASAIETARAKYGARRIAVILGTSTSGIQATEHAYRHRDPESGALPADFHFAGTQSMGSVADFVRQYLGLSGPAFVISTACSSSAKVFASAARLMQTGLCDAAVVGGVDSLCAMTLYGFNSLQLVSPEPCRPCDRDRKGISIGEGAGFFLLENSPLPSPLPLAGEGANGAGPLALLGYGESSDAYHMSTPHPEGLGAALAMEQALAAARLQPGEIDYINMHGTSSRSNDAAEDQGMQRVFGTNTPCSSTKGATGHTLGAAGAVEAAISCICLENGFTPGSCTTRTLDPELGCAIQLQAVSRPLRRVMSNSFGFGGNNCSLIFGAQP comes from the coding sequence ATGACCCCCTTGTTCGTTACCCACTACACTCTCACCAGCGCGCTCGGCCACGGCAAGGACGCGACGCTTTCCGCCCTGCTGCAAGGCCGCAGCGGCCTGCGCGCCAACGATTTCGCCGATGCCCAGTTGGACACCTTCATCGGCCGCGTGGACGGCGTGGAAGACATCGCCCTGCCCCCGTCGCTTGAGTATTTCGACTGCCGCAACAACCGCCTGGCGCAACTGGCGCTGGAGCAGGACGGTTTCGCGTCCGCAATCGAGACGGCGCGCGCGAAATACGGCGCGCGGCGTATCGCCGTGATCCTCGGCACCAGCACCTCGGGCATCCAGGCAACGGAGCACGCCTACCGCCACCGCGATCCGGAGAGCGGCGCGCTGCCGGCGGATTTCCATTTCGCCGGCACGCAAAGCATGGGTTCCGTGGCCGATTTCGTGCGCCAGTATCTCGGTCTGAGCGGCCCGGCTTTCGTCATCTCCACGGCCTGCTCGTCCAGCGCCAAGGTCTTCGCCAGCGCGGCGCGGCTCATGCAGACCGGTTTGTGCGACGCGGCGGTGGTGGGCGGGGTGGATTCCCTGTGCGCCATGACGCTGTACGGTTTCAACTCGCTGCAACTGGTTTCGCCCGAGCCCTGCCGTCCGTGCGACCGGGACCGTAAAGGCATTTCCATCGGCGAGGGCGCGGGATTCTTTTTGTTGGAAAATTCCCCTCTCCCCAGCCCTCTCCCGCTTGCGGGCGAGGGGGCGAACGGAGCCGGCCCGCTGGCGCTGCTGGGTTACGGCGAGAGTAGCGATGCCTACCACATGTCCACTCCCCACCCCGAGGGGCTGGGCGCGGCGCTGGCGATGGAGCAGGCCTTGGCCGCCGCGCGCTTGCAACCGGGAGAGATCGACTACATCAACATGCACGGCACCTCCAGCCGCAGCAACGACGCCGCGGAAGACCAGGGCATGCAGCGCGTGTTCGGCACGAATACGCCGTGCAGTTCCACCAAGGGCGCGACCGGCCACACGCTGGGCGCGGCGGGCGCGGTGGAAGCGGCCATCTCCTGCATCTGCCTGGAAAACGGGTTTACCCCCGGCTCCTGCACTACCCGCACGCTCGACCCGGAACTCGGCTGCGCGATCCAGTTGCAGGCGGTCTCGCGTCCCCTGCGCCGGGTCATGAGCAATTCGTTCGGTTTCGGCGGCAACAATTGCAGCCTGATTTTCGGAGCGCAGCCATGA
- a CDS encoding HepT-like ribonuclease domain-containing protein: MSEREWHFYLDDMIDFAEKVLAYTEGLDQQAFVASGLNYDATVRNLELLGEAATHIPSEQRDACPAIPWRQIIATRNRLIHGYLGIDNDTLWSIIRDDIPGLLVELLKFKAQTS, from the coding sequence ATGTCTGAGCGCGAGTGGCACTTTTACCTCGACGACATGATCGATTTTGCCGAGAAGGTGCTCGCTTATACCGAAGGGCTCGACCAGCAAGCATTTGTCGCCAGCGGCCTTAACTATGACGCGACCGTGCGCAACCTGGAATTGCTCGGCGAGGCCGCGACGCACATCCCATCCGAACAGCGGGATGCCTGCCCTGCGATACCGTGGAGGCAGATCATCGCAACCCGCAACCGCCTGATCCATGGCTATCTGGGCATTGATAACGATACGCTTTGGAGCATCATTAGGGACGACATTCCCGGCTTGTTGGTGGAACTTCTGAAATTCAAAGCACAAACAAGTTGA
- a CDS encoding nucleotidyltransferase family protein translates to MNRSRALQLLAQHKAQLAEQFGVTRLALFGSTVRDAAREDSDVDVLVAFNGAATSKRYFGVQFYLEDLLQCPVDLVTEKALRSELRPFIEREMINV, encoded by the coding sequence ATGAATCGCAGCAGAGCATTGCAGCTACTCGCCCAGCACAAGGCGCAGTTGGCCGAACAGTTCGGTGTGACCCGCCTGGCCCTGTTCGGCTCCACGGTGCGCGATGCCGCCCGCGAGGATAGCGATGTGGATGTGCTCGTGGCATTCAACGGGGCGGCCACCTCCAAACGCTACTTCGGCGTCCAGTTCTACCTGGAAGATTTGTTGCAGTGCCCGGTGGACTTGGTGACCGAAAAAGCGCTGCGCTCCGAACTGCGCCCCTTCATCGAACGGGAGATGATCAATGTCTGA
- a CDS encoding DUF2442 domain-containing protein, with amino-acid sequence MTPTAINIITAEQVGDFRIRLEFDDRTEQTVDFKPFLTHALHPDIRAWLDPARFATFRLEYGELVWGDYDLCFPVIDLYRNQIEHSASLEAVA; translated from the coding sequence ATGACACCAACTGCCATCAACATCATCACTGCCGAACAGGTTGGAGACTTCCGTATCCGCCTGGAATTCGACGACCGCACCGAGCAGACCGTGGACTTCAAACCTTTTCTCACGCATGCCCTTCACCCTGATATTCGCGCATGGCTCGATCCGGCCCGTTTTGCGACGTTTCGCCTCGAATACGGCGAATTGGTTTGGGGCGACTACGATCTGTGCTTTCCTGTGATCGACTTGTACCGCAACCAGATTGAGCACTCCGCATCACTTGAAGCCGTGGCTTGA
- a CDS encoding DUF4160 domain-containing protein, producing the protein MFYANEHEPVHVHGKIQDRESRAEIIVINGVVSEIRYTAVGGRAPLHLNEMHYFEEITRARADDIIAKWIDFFVLHKHITPERITRRLK; encoded by the coding sequence ATGTTCTATGCCAACGAACATGAGCCGGTCCATGTGCATGGCAAGATTCAGGATCGTGAATCCCGAGCCGAAATCATCGTGATTAACGGCGTAGTCTCGGAAATTCGTTACACCGCGGTTGGGGGCCGTGCGCCTCTCCACCTCAATGAAATGCACTACTTTGAGGAAATCACCCGAGCACGCGCGGACGACATCATCGCCAAGTGGATTGACTTTTTTGTGTTGCATAAGCACATCACACCAGAGCGCATTACGAGGAGACTCAAATGA
- a CDS encoding type II toxin-antitoxin system VapC family toxin, with protein MSWLLDTCTLSEYARKAPARKVISWLDEQDEASLFISVITLGEIEKGILKLRASDPSRSQKLTAWLGKVEQRFAGRILPLDTAALHVWAQIAAHSELAGQPLPVMDGLLMATAQCHGFTVVTRNVQDFALYPQVYNPWAL; from the coding sequence ATGAGCTGGCTGCTGGATACCTGCACGCTTTCCGAATACGCCAGGAAAGCTCCCGCGCGGAAAGTGATTTCCTGGCTCGACGAGCAGGACGAAGCCAGCCTGTTCATCAGCGTGATTACCCTGGGGGAGATCGAAAAAGGCATCCTCAAGCTGCGCGCCAGCGACCCGAGCCGCAGCCAGAAACTTACAGCCTGGCTGGGCAAGGTGGAGCAGCGCTTCGCCGGGCGCATCCTGCCGCTCGACACCGCCGCGCTTCATGTCTGGGCGCAAATCGCCGCACACTCGGAATTGGCCGGACAACCCCTGCCGGTGATGGACGGCCTGCTCATGGCCACCGCCCAATGCCACGGATTCACCGTAGTCACCCGCAACGTGCAGGATTTTGCGTTGTACCCGCAAGTCTATAATCCTTGGGCGCTGTAA
- a CDS encoding type II toxin-antitoxin system Phd/YefM family antitoxin produces the protein MHSEWQLQEAKGNFSQLIKRAASGDAQMVTVHGKPTAVVVSAEEYARLTRRRGKLSSALLQPDLAIEDLDLARSRDTGRDIEL, from the coding sequence ATGCATAGCGAATGGCAACTACAAGAAGCGAAGGGCAACTTCAGCCAGCTCATCAAGCGGGCGGCGAGTGGCGATGCCCAAATGGTCACCGTCCACGGCAAACCCACGGCGGTAGTCGTTTCGGCGGAAGAATACGCCCGGCTCACGCGTCGCCGGGGCAAGCTTTCCAGCGCGCTGCTGCAACCCGATCTCGCCATCGAAGACCTCGATCTCGCGCGCAGCCGCGACACCGGGCGCGACATCGAGCTATGA
- the ppnN gene encoding nucleotide 5'-monophosphate nucleosidase PpnN, which yields MEYEVIDTQVSPTGRLEILSRTEAAKLLDIGHGGLHQLYRDCSLAVLNCGNELDDGKELLERYRDFDIRIMQRQRGIKLDIKGAPASAFVDGKMITGIREHLFAVLRDVIYVSEEIRGNPRFALDTSGGVTDAVFHILRNASVLQPRTDPNLVVCWGGHSVGREEYEYTKVIGYQLGLRGLDICTGCGPGAMKGPMKGAAIAHAKQRIGTGRYIGFTEPGIIAAEAPNPIVNELVIFPDVEKRLEAFVRAGHGFVVFPGGAGTAEEILYILGVLLHPSNADVPFPLVFTGPKSAENYFRQIDQFVGATLGVEAQRLYKIIIDDPVQVAREIQAGIKLVRNFRKQQRDSYYFNSMLKIEHDFQRPFHPSHENMRKLKLHRNQPRHTLAANLRRAFSGVVAGNVKNEGIREIEKHGSFEIQGDAAIMGPMDALLASFVAQQRMKLSSKKYNPCYRIVAETAA from the coding sequence ATGGAATACGAAGTCATCGACACACAGGTTTCACCCACCGGCCGCCTGGAGATTCTGTCCAGAACCGAGGCCGCCAAGCTGCTCGATATCGGGCATGGCGGCTTGCACCAGCTTTATCGCGACTGCTCGCTGGCAGTGCTCAATTGCGGCAATGAACTCGACGACGGCAAGGAGTTGCTGGAGCGTTACCGCGACTTCGACATCCGCATCATGCAACGCCAGCGCGGCATCAAGCTCGACATCAAAGGCGCGCCCGCGAGCGCCTTCGTCGACGGCAAAATGATCACGGGCATACGGGAGCACCTGTTCGCCGTGCTGCGCGACGTCATCTACGTCAGCGAAGAGATCCGGGGTAACCCGCGCTTCGCCCTCGACACCTCGGGCGGCGTTACCGACGCGGTGTTTCACATTCTGCGCAATGCCTCCGTGCTGCAGCCGAGGACCGATCCCAACCTGGTGGTCTGCTGGGGCGGGCATTCGGTCGGCCGCGAGGAATACGAGTACACCAAAGTGATCGGCTACCAGCTGGGTCTGCGCGGCCTCGATATTTGCACCGGTTGCGGCCCGGGAGCCATGAAGGGGCCGATGAAGGGCGCCGCCATCGCCCACGCCAAACAGCGCATCGGGACCGGGCGCTATATCGGCTTTACCGAGCCGGGCATCATCGCCGCCGAAGCGCCGAATCCGATCGTCAACGAACTGGTGATTTTTCCCGATGTCGAGAAGCGCCTGGAGGCGTTCGTCCGCGCCGGACACGGCTTCGTCGTCTTTCCCGGCGGCGCCGGAACGGCGGAGGAAATCCTCTATATCCTCGGGGTCCTTCTCCATCCGAGCAACGCCGATGTGCCCTTTCCCCTCGTATTTACCGGGCCCAAGAGCGCAGAGAATTACTTCCGGCAGATCGACCAGTTCGTCGGCGCAACCCTCGGCGTCGAAGCCCAGCGGCTGTACAAGATCATCATCGACGACCCGGTGCAGGTGGCGCGGGAAATCCAGGCCGGCATCAAGCTGGTGCGCAATTTCCGCAAACAGCAGCGGGATTCCTATTACTTCAATTCCATGCTCAAGATCGAGCATGATTTTCAGCGTCCCTTCCACCCCAGCCACGAGAACATGCGGAAGCTGAAACTGCACAGGAACCAGCCGCGGCACACCCTCGCGGCCAACCTGCGGCGCGCCTTCTCAGGTGTCGTCGCCGGCAACGTCAAGAACGAGGGCATACGCGAGATAGAAAAACACGGCAGCTTCGAAATCCAGGGTGACGCGGCAATCATGGGTCCGATGGATGCCCTGTTGGCATCGTTCGTCGCCCAGCAACGCATGAAACTCTCGAGCAAGAAATACAACCCGTGCTACCGCATCGTTGCCGAGACCGCCGCCTGA
- a CDS encoding ABC transporter transmembrane domain-containing protein: MPIATPTSIRPDAARRLSSLWDLWPFLRPYRGRIAQAFVLLCLGSGTILLVPLAFRDLIDFGFGQRQSAGGGLLGTLSLNGHFAALFGLACLWALSVAARYYTVTWVGERVTADLRSAVYARMLGQSPQFFETLQTGEVLSRLTGDTTLIQTVIGSSISMGLRSLFQFVGGMIMLAVTSFYLFSLNVGLMALLALPIFAIGRKVKKLSRESQDKIADASALAGEILNAVPTVQAYTQEPRETRRFADRAEVSFKTAIRRTRVRAALTALIITAVMGSIIFVLWIGAKQVHEGSMTGGQLASFVLYAVLVAGGVGTMAEVWGDVMRAAGATERLLELLNARPTVVEAAAPQALPQPGKAEIRFENVTFRYPSQMQTAALDEISLHIAPGESVALVGPSGAGKTTLFQLLLRFYDVTNGTIRFNGQDIRQLSLHELRDKIAIVPQDSVIFSANALENIRYGRPTASDEEVMAAARLAQVEEFINRLPEGYRTFLGERGTRLSGGQRQRIAIARAILKNAPLLLLDEATSALDAESEILVQQGLNAAMQGRTTIVIAHRLATVKKVGRIIVLEHGRIVETGAPEDLRKQSGLYARLARLQFDVE; this comes from the coding sequence ATGCCCATTGCCACCCCGACATCGATCCGGCCCGACGCCGCCCGGCGGCTATCCTCTCTCTGGGACCTGTGGCCCTTCCTGCGCCCCTACCGCGGGCGGATCGCGCAGGCTTTCGTTCTCTTGTGCCTCGGCTCCGGCACCATCCTGCTGGTGCCGCTGGCGTTCCGCGATCTGATCGATTTCGGTTTCGGGCAAAGGCAAAGCGCCGGCGGCGGTCTGTTGGGTACGCTGAGTTTGAACGGGCACTTCGCCGCGTTGTTCGGACTGGCATGCCTGTGGGCCTTGTCCGTGGCGGCGCGCTATTACACCGTGACCTGGGTAGGCGAGCGGGTGACGGCGGATTTGCGCAGCGCGGTGTACGCGCGGATGCTGGGGCAGTCGCCGCAGTTTTTCGAGACTTTGCAAACCGGCGAAGTGCTGTCGCGTCTTACCGGCGACACCACGCTCATCCAGACCGTGATCGGCAGCTCCATTTCGATGGGTTTGCGCAGCCTGTTCCAGTTTGTCGGCGGCATGATCATGCTGGCGGTGACCAGCTTTTATCTCTTCTCCCTGAATGTCGGCCTGATGGCATTGCTGGCGCTGCCCATCTTCGCCATCGGCCGCAAGGTCAAAAAGCTCTCGCGTGAATCCCAGGACAAAATCGCCGACGCCTCGGCGCTGGCCGGCGAGATCCTCAACGCCGTTCCGACGGTCCAGGCCTATACGCAGGAACCACGCGAAACCAGACGCTTCGCAGACCGTGCGGAAGTGAGCTTCAAGACCGCGATCCGGCGTACCCGCGTGCGTGCCGCGCTGACGGCGCTGATCATCACGGCCGTGATGGGCTCCATTATTTTCGTGCTGTGGATCGGGGCCAAGCAGGTGCATGAAGGCAGCATGACGGGCGGACAACTAGCTTCGTTCGTCCTGTATGCAGTCCTGGTCGCCGGCGGCGTGGGCACCATGGCGGAAGTGTGGGGCGACGTCATGCGTGCGGCCGGCGCAACCGAGCGCCTGCTGGAATTGCTCAACGCAAGGCCCACCGTCGTCGAAGCTGCCGCGCCGCAAGCGCTGCCGCAGCCCGGCAAAGCGGAGATCCGCTTCGAGAACGTCACCTTCCGCTACCCGTCGCAAATGCAGACGGCAGCGCTGGACGAGATCAGCCTGCACATCGCACCCGGCGAGAGCGTCGCGCTGGTCGGCCCCTCCGGCGCGGGCAAGACAACCCTGTTCCAGCTCCTGCTGCGTTTCTACGACGTGACGAACGGCACTATTCGATTCAACGGGCAGGATATCCGCCAGCTGTCGCTGCACGAACTGCGAGACAAGATCGCCATCGTGCCGCAAGACTCGGTGATCTTCTCGGCCAATGCGCTGGAAAATATCCGCTACGGCCGCCCCACCGCCAGCGACGAGGAAGTCATGGCCGCCGCCAGATTGGCGCAAGTGGAAGAGTTCATCAACCGCCTGCCGGAAGGCTATCGGACATTCCTCGGCGAACGCGGCACCCGCTTGTCCGGCGGGCAGCGCCAGCGCATCGCCATCGCCCGTGCGATCCTGAAAAATGCACCGCTTCTGCTGCTCGACGAAGCCACCAGCGCACTGGACGCCGAATCCGAAATCCTGGTGCAGCAAGGATTGAACGCCGCCATGCAGGGTCGCACCACCATCGTCATTGCCCACCGGCTTGCCACCGTGAAGAAGGTGGGCAGGATCATCGTGCTGGAGCATGGGCGCATCGTCGAAACCGGCGCGCCGGAAGACTTACGGAAACAGAGCGGGTTGTACGCGCGGCTCGCGCGCCTGCAGTTCGATGTTGAATAA
- a CDS encoding bifunctional nicotinamide-nucleotide adenylyltransferase/Nudix hydroxylase: protein MNEILEAVVYVGRFEPLHNGHFATAKEALACGRRVVIVIGSADRPRTPKNPFTTEERIAMWQAAIRANLGDNALSRFDFLPMRDFFDDARWAAALERQVTELAGRNGIGLIGHFKDATSYYLKLFKSWQLIEMGDQAGLSSTAIRKAWYEGADDLDTGWMPRPLQEMMADLRKQPWFEGIRDEYAKVEQEKARWGKTPYPLQHVTADAVVRCNGKVLLIRRKGIPGRGLLALPGGFVDPRERAEAASLRELAEETNIVLPPEYLKSRLKDKELFDHPDRSSRGRTFSMAYFYDLEMIDCPAVRAGDDAGEAMWVPVSSLDARRAEMFEDHFEILERFVGDEMHT from the coding sequence ATGAATGAAATTCTCGAAGCCGTCGTCTACGTGGGCCGTTTCGAACCGCTCCACAACGGGCACTTCGCCACCGCGAAAGAAGCCCTGGCGTGCGGCAGGAGGGTGGTGATCGTAATCGGCTCAGCCGACCGCCCGCGCACGCCGAAGAATCCGTTCACAACGGAAGAACGCATCGCCATGTGGCAAGCCGCGATCAGGGCCAATCTCGGCGACAACGCCCTGTCCCGCTTTGATTTCCTCCCCATGCGCGATTTCTTCGACGACGCGCGCTGGGCCGCCGCCTTGGAGCGGCAGGTCACAGAGCTGGCGGGCAGGAACGGCATCGGATTAATCGGCCACTTCAAGGACGCCACGTCCTACTATCTCAAGCTGTTCAAAAGCTGGCAGCTGATCGAGATGGGCGATCAAGCCGGTCTGAGTTCGACCGCGATCCGCAAGGCCTGGTACGAGGGTGCCGACGACCTGGATACGGGCTGGATGCCGCGACCCTTACAGGAAATGATGGCGGACTTGCGCAAGCAGCCCTGGTTCGAGGGCATCCGGGACGAGTACGCGAAAGTCGAACAGGAAAAAGCCAGGTGGGGCAAGACACCCTACCCCCTGCAGCACGTCACGGCCGACGCGGTGGTGCGGTGCAACGGCAAGGTGTTGCTGATCCGCCGCAAGGGCATACCCGGCCGGGGCCTGCTGGCACTCCCCGGCGGCTTCGTCGACCCGCGCGAACGGGCCGAGGCCGCGTCCCTGCGGGAGCTGGCGGAAGAGACCAACATCGTCCTCCCGCCCGAATATCTGAAAAGCCGTCTCAAGGACAAGGAACTGTTCGACCACCCGGACCGCTCATCGCGCGGGCGCACCTTTTCCATGGCCTATTTCTACGACCTGGAGATGATAGACTGCCCGGCAGTCCGGGCCGGCGACGATGCCGGCGAGGCGATGTGGGTTCCTGTGTCCAGCCTGGATGCCAGGCGTGCCGAGATGTTCGAGGATCACTTCGAGATTCTGGAGCGCTTCGTCGGGGATGAGATGCACACGTGA